One window of the Gammaproteobacteria bacterium genome contains the following:
- the tuf gene encoding elongation factor Tu (EF-Tu; promotes GTP-dependent binding of aminoacyl-tRNA to the A-site of ribosomes during protein biosynthesis; when the tRNA anticodon matches the mRNA codon, GTP hydrolysis results; the inactive EF-Tu-GDP leaves the ribosome and release of GDP is promoted by elongation factor Ts; many prokaryotes have two copies of the gene encoding EF-Tu) — EMVMPGDNVGMVVTLINPIAMEEGLRFAIREGGRTVGAGVVAKVIE, encoded by the coding sequence TCGAAATGGTCATGCCCGGCGACAACGTCGGCATGGTCGTGACCCTGATCAACCCGATCGCGATGGAAGAAGGCTTACGCTTCGCCATCCGTGAAGGCGGTCGCACCGTCGGCGCAGGTGTCGTCGCTAAGGTAATTGAGTAA